ACAGAATCCGTCACTGCGTCATTGTGTCAGGAGGGATAGGCGGTGACGCTCGACCCCGGGGGCATGGAGACCCGCAAACGACGACACATCGACGTGTGTCTCAGTGAGGACGTCGACTTCCAGACGGTGACCACCGGCTTGGAGCGCTACCGGCTGCCGTACAACGCGCTGACCCAGACCGACCTCGGGTCCATCGACCTGGCGACGGACTTCCTGGGCACCCGACTGCGGGCCCCGGTGCTCATCGGCCCGATGACCGGCGGCGCGGAACTGTCCGGCACCATCAATCGCAATCTGGCCGACGCGGCCCAGCAGCTCGGCATCGGCATGATGCTCGGGTCGCAGCGCATCATGCTCGACAACGGAGCCGCCTCATCAACCTTCCGTGTCCGCGAGATCGCGCCGGACGTGCTGTTGATCGGCAACATCGGGCTCACCCAGCTGACCCCGGACATCGTGCCCGCGCTCGTGGAAGCGCTGGACCGGGTCAACGCCAACGCCCTTGCGGTGCATACCAATCCGCTACAGGAGGCCATGCAGCACAAGGGCGACACCGATTTCTCCGGTTCGATCGCGCGCCTGCGTGAGATCGCGGGCACCATCGGTTATCCGGTGATGCTCAAGGAGGTCGGCCACGGTATCGGGGCCGCGGCGGCCGCCGAGCTCGTCGACTGCCCCATCGCGGCGGTGGACGTCGCCGGGGCGGGCGGCACGTCGTGGGCGCGCGTCGAACAGTTCGTCCGGTACGGCGAGATCCGGTACCCGGCCCTGGCCGAGTGGGGTATTCCCACCGCGCAGGCGATTCTGGAGGTGCGTCGCGAGTTGCCGGGTGTACCGCTGGTCGCATCCGGCGGCATCCGCACCGGGATGGATGCGGCCAAGGCGCTGGCGCTGGGCGCCGATGTGGTGTCGCTGGCGCGCCCGCTGCTGGCACCGGCGATCGAATCGCCTGCCGCCGTGGTGGATTGGCTGCAGCGCTTCATCGAGGAGCTGTTGATCTGCCTGCACGGCTGCGGGGCGGCCGACCTCGCCGAACTCCGCGATCGCGGCGTCAGCCCGATGTGATTTCGGCGTGTTCAGTCACGCTCAGCGAGACCTAACACGCCGAAATCACTTAACTAACCCCGACCAATTCTTGGCCGCGCATGCGCTGACTGATCACCGCGGTGATGCCGTCGTCGCGCATCGTCACGCCGTACAGCGCGTCGGCGATCTCCATCGTCGGCTTCTGGTGCGTGATGACGAGCAGCTGCGACTGGCTACGCAGTTGTTCGAACAGCCCCAGCAGCCGGCGCAAGTTCACGTCGTCGAGTGCGGCCTCCACCTCGTCCATGACGTAGAACGGCGACGGTCGGGCGCGGAAGATGGCCACCAGCATCGCGACGGCCGTCAGCGACTTCTCACCGCCGGACAGCAGCGAGAGCCGCTTGATCTTCTTGCCCGGCGGGCGGGCCTCGACCTCGATGCCGGTGGTGAGCATGTCGTCGGGATTGGTGAGCAGCAGCCGACCCTCGCCGCCGGGGAACAGCGCCGAGAACACTTGCTGGAACTCACGTTCCACGTCGGCGTACGCCTCGGTGAAGACCTGAAGAATGCGTGCGTCGACATCGTCGATGACGTCGAGCAGGTCCTTGCGGGCCGCCTTGACGTCCTCCAGTTGGGTGGACAGGAAGTTGTACCGTTCCTCGAGCGCCGCGAACTCCTCCAGCGCCAGCGGGTTCACTCGACCCAACTCGTTGAGTTCCCGCTCGGCCTTCTTGGCGCGACGTTCCTGCGTCGCCCGGTCGAACGGCATGGGCGCGGGCATCGTCACCTGTTCGCCGCGTTCCTTCGCCTGCTCGTACTCGGCCATCTCCAGTTCGGACGGGGGCAGCGGCACGTCGGGGCCGTACTCGGCGACGAGGTCGTCGGCTGCCATCCCGAAGCTCTCGAGGATGTGCTCCTCGAGTTGTTCGATACGGAGCGCCGCTTGAGCTTTCGCGATCTCGTCACGGTGCAGGGCGTCGGTGAGCGACGCGATCTTGGCGCCGATCTCGTTGACCTCTTCGCGCGCCTTCGCCAGCGCTGCGGC
The nucleotide sequence above comes from Mycolicibacterium moriokaense. Encoded proteins:
- the fni gene encoding type 2 isopentenyl-diphosphate Delta-isomerase, giving the protein METRKRRHIDVCLSEDVDFQTVTTGLERYRLPYNALTQTDLGSIDLATDFLGTRLRAPVLIGPMTGGAELSGTINRNLADAAQQLGIGMMLGSQRIMLDNGAASSTFRVREIAPDVLLIGNIGLTQLTPDIVPALVEALDRVNANALAVHTNPLQEAMQHKGDTDFSGSIARLREIAGTIGYPVMLKEVGHGIGAAAAAELVDCPIAAVDVAGAGGTSWARVEQFVRYGEIRYPALAEWGIPTAQAILEVRRELPGVPLVASGGIRTGMDAAKALALGADVVSLARPLLAPAIESPAAVVDWLQRFIEELLICLHGCGAADLAELRDRGVSPM